From the genome of Streptomyces sp. NBC_01304:
GGCCGGGACCCGGCCGTCGAGCGCCGCGACCAGGCGGGCCGCGGTCCGGTCGGCGAGGGCCCGCAGTTCCGCGTACGTCAGTCGGCTGCCGCCGACCTCCAGCGCGGTCCGGTCGCCGAACTCGGCGGCGGAGGCGGCGAATCGCTCGTACAGGGTGGGCTGGTCGGTCACGGCCGGCCCCCCGCGCCCTCGGCGGCACCGGAGCCGGTGACGTACGCGTCGTAATAGACGGGCGTGCCGAGGTAGGAGGACGTGAACACGCCGCCCACCCGGGACCCGCTGACCGCGAGATGGACGTACGAGTAGAGGGGTATGAGCGGCACCTGATGTGTCGTCAGCCGTTCGTCGAGGGCGCCCCATTCGGGTGCCGCGAGGTCTGCGGGCAGGGCGCTGATCCGGTCGATCTCCGCGTTGATGTCCGGGTCGTCGAGGTAGGTGAAGTTGGCGTTGCCCGTCGGCCGGATGGTGCGCCCGTCGAAGGCGGTCAGGAGTGTCGAGGCGCCGGGCCAGTCGGCGGCCGTCGCCATCATGTAGAGGTCGTACTCGTTGTCCTTGGCGAGCGCGGCCGCATTGTGCGAGGGGCGGTCGATCTCCACCACCTCGACCCGGAAGCCCGCCCGCTCCAGGCTGTCGGCCACCGCCCGGCACGCCCCGGTGAAGTAGGCGCCGTCCCGGCTGAGCAGCCGCAGGGTGGGCGTGGCTCCCGCGAGCAGGGCGCGCGCCGCCTCGGGATCGCCGTGCGGGCCCGCGCCGTGCGGGTCGGGGTAGGCGCGGTAGCCGATGGTGCCGGGCGACAGCAGGGTGTGCACCAGGGCGCCCTGCGTCGGGTCCAGCATCGCGTCGCGCACCGCGCCGCGGTCCACCGCCGTGGCGAGGGCGCGGCGCACCGAACTATTCGTCACCCGGGCGGTGTTGACGGCGAGATACCAGACGAGCGGAGTGGGATCCCGGCGCAGCCGGCCCTGGAGGGAGGTGTCGGCGAGGAGTTCCGGGGCGAGTTCGGCCGGCGCCTGGTTCTCGCCCACGGCGAAGGTGTCGTCGCCCTGATCGCCGCGTGCGCGCACGGTCTGCTGCTCCGCGTCGACCCCCAACTCGATGTGGATGCGGTCCACATGGTCATGGCGCACCGCGTCGGTCGCGGCCGACCAGTGCGGGTTGCGTTCCAGGATCAGCCGCTCGTCCGGGACGTGGTCGGCGATCCGGTACGAGCCCGACGCCAGCGGCGCCTTGCCGTAGCTCTCCCCCGTGTCCACGTCCGCCGGGACCGGCGCGGTCGTGGCGAGGGA
Proteins encoded in this window:
- a CDS encoding ABC transporter substrate-binding protein yields the protein MTGTQREAATSIAWDPVDSRGPARPVEGAERGGTLRILRDGDYDHLDPQRIHTLQSTALGQLLYRTLTMFAEDGRGGWTLVGDLADSPGRDVHGDARTWEFTLKDGIRFEDGRPVTAADVAHGIARSFEQSLPGGPTHLQDWLRENGDYPGPHTSGSDQVPGLEVRGARTLVFRFRDPHPDLPMAVSLATTAPVPADVDTGESYGKAPLASGSYRIADHVPDERLILERNPHWSAATDAVRHDHVDRIHIELGVDAEQQTVRARGDQGDDTFAVGENQAPAELAPELLADTSLQGRLRRDPTPLVWYLAVNTARVTNSSVRRALATAVDRGAVRDAMLDPTQGALVHTLLSPGTIGYRAYPDPHGAGPHGDPEAARALLAGATPTLRLLSRDGAYFTGACRAVADSLERAGFRVEVVEIDRPSHNAAALAKDNEYDLYMMATAADWPGASTLLTAFDGRTIRPTGNANFTYLDDPDINAEIDRISALPADLAAPEWGALDERLTTHQVPLIPLYSYVHLAVSGSRVGGVFTSSYLGTPVYYDAYVTGSGAAEGAGGRP